A section of the Vespa velutina chromosome 6, iVesVel2.1, whole genome shotgun sequence genome encodes:
- the LOC124950138 gene encoding transcription factor cwo-like isoform X2, with protein sequence MMETQNYWEDNSAHSMQVKYESLDGRSCKDEIYRMGIGAGYCEGNLNFATASEDDEVYTKKKVSRQDPMSHRIIEKRRRDRMNNCLADLSRLIPAEYLKKGRGRVEKTEIIEMAIRHMKHLQGLRQGTKHATVTPVHAHPEDSIDSVSHSTAASTAAEHYRLGFQECLSETMHFLIEVEGFYARDHLCVQLTNHLQQHCEKILAASDRLGFPQPEMPMSNGSANGTSYAHVSIPTICQPTVHSDHGSSSGVSSFGDPERPQRPLGSGVCCSPGPIPPPTIVSDDSNHSSHSHSTPPSASNSYRPQNYKFKSSIKQRFSAERIKSSPEKQANSSHGVPIFALHDGGAFYVPLTVEASILSPYFAFIPDNGPDTVLHPVTISVNFNQHSTPPSAPSPTAITAMTTTATTMTTTTTTGTTTGTTTTNTIGNGAAPWSTQHSPIYQT encoded by the exons tTTGGATGGCAGATCCTGCAAGGATGAGATCTATAGAATGGGCATTGGGGCAGGATACTGCGAAGGAAACTTGAATTTCGCCACCGCCTCGGAGGACGATGAAGTTTACACCAAGAAAAAGGTTTCCAGG CAAGATCCGATGTCGCATAGGATCATCGAGAAGCGCAGAAGAGATCGCATGAACAATTGCCTTGCCGATCTCAGCAGGTTGATACCCGCGGAATACTTGAAGAAGGGTCGCGGCAGAGTCGAGAAAACCGAGATCATCGAGATGGCCATACGTCATATGAAGCACCTGCAAGGTCTTCGACAAG GCACGAAGCACGCGACCGTTACACCCGTGCACGCGCACCCCGAAGACAGCATCGACAGCGTTTCCCATTCGACCGCGGCCTCGACCGCGGCCGAACATTACAGGCTGGGCTTTCAAGAGTGCCTCAGCGAGACGATGCACTTTCTCATCGAGGTCGAGGGCTTCTACGCGAGGGATCATCTCTGCGTACAGCTGACCAATCACTTGCAGCAGCATTGCGAGAAGATTTTGGCTGCGA gcGACAGACTGGGCTTTCCTCAGCCGGAGATGCCAATGTCGAACGGTAGCGCGAACGGCACGAGTTACGCTCACGTTAGCATACCTACGATATGCCAGCCTACCGTTCACTCCGATCATGGCTCGAGCTCCGGCGTGAGCTCCTTCGGCGATCCTGAACGTCCTCAGCGCCCGCTCGGCTCCGGCGTTTGCTGCAGCCCAGGTCCAATACCGCCGCCTACGATCGTCAGCGACGACAGTAACCACAGCAGCCATTCTCATAGCACGCCTCCCAGCGCTAGCAATAGCTATCGCCCTCAGAATTACAAGTTCAAGAGCTCGATCAAGCAGAGGTTCTCCGCCGAGAGGATAAAGTCGAGTCCTGAAAAACAAGCGAATTCCTCTCACGGCGTTCCAATTTTCGCGCTTCACGATGGCGGCGCTTTTTACGTACCTTTAACCGTCGAGGCTTCCATACTGAGCCCTTACTTTGCTTTCATTCCGGACAATGGGCCAGACACGGTCCTCCATCCGGTCACGATATCCGTCAATTTCAATCAACATTCGACGCCACCGTCGGCGCCAAGTCCAACCGCGATAACTgcgatgacgacgacggcgacgacgatgacgacgacgacgacgacgggcACGACGACGGGCACGACGACGACCAATACGATAGGAAACGGAGCCGCGCCGTGGTCGACCCAACACAGTCCTATTTATCAGACGTAA
- the LOC124950138 gene encoding transcription factor cwo-like isoform X1 has translation MSNYTDTNSLDGRSCKDEIYRMGIGAGYCEGNLNFATASEDDEVYTKKKVSRQDPMSHRIIEKRRRDRMNNCLADLSRLIPAEYLKKGRGRVEKTEIIEMAIRHMKHLQGLRQGTKHATVTPVHAHPEDSIDSVSHSTAASTAAEHYRLGFQECLSETMHFLIEVEGFYARDHLCVQLTNHLQQHCEKILAASDRLGFPQPEMPMSNGSANGTSYAHVSIPTICQPTVHSDHGSSSGVSSFGDPERPQRPLGSGVCCSPGPIPPPTIVSDDSNHSSHSHSTPPSASNSYRPQNYKFKSSIKQRFSAERIKSSPEKQANSSHGVPIFALHDGGAFYVPLTVEASILSPYFAFIPDNGPDTVLHPVTISVNFNQHSTPPSAPSPTAITAMTTTATTMTTTTTTGTTTGTTTTNTIGNGAAPWSTQHSPIYQT, from the exons ATGTCGAATTACACGGATACGAATAG tTTGGATGGCAGATCCTGCAAGGATGAGATCTATAGAATGGGCATTGGGGCAGGATACTGCGAAGGAAACTTGAATTTCGCCACCGCCTCGGAGGACGATGAAGTTTACACCAAGAAAAAGGTTTCCAGG CAAGATCCGATGTCGCATAGGATCATCGAGAAGCGCAGAAGAGATCGCATGAACAATTGCCTTGCCGATCTCAGCAGGTTGATACCCGCGGAATACTTGAAGAAGGGTCGCGGCAGAGTCGAGAAAACCGAGATCATCGAGATGGCCATACGTCATATGAAGCACCTGCAAGGTCTTCGACAAG GCACGAAGCACGCGACCGTTACACCCGTGCACGCGCACCCCGAAGACAGCATCGACAGCGTTTCCCATTCGACCGCGGCCTCGACCGCGGCCGAACATTACAGGCTGGGCTTTCAAGAGTGCCTCAGCGAGACGATGCACTTTCTCATCGAGGTCGAGGGCTTCTACGCGAGGGATCATCTCTGCGTACAGCTGACCAATCACTTGCAGCAGCATTGCGAGAAGATTTTGGCTGCGA gcGACAGACTGGGCTTTCCTCAGCCGGAGATGCCAATGTCGAACGGTAGCGCGAACGGCACGAGTTACGCTCACGTTAGCATACCTACGATATGCCAGCCTACCGTTCACTCCGATCATGGCTCGAGCTCCGGCGTGAGCTCCTTCGGCGATCCTGAACGTCCTCAGCGCCCGCTCGGCTCCGGCGTTTGCTGCAGCCCAGGTCCAATACCGCCGCCTACGATCGTCAGCGACGACAGTAACCACAGCAGCCATTCTCATAGCACGCCTCCCAGCGCTAGCAATAGCTATCGCCCTCAGAATTACAAGTTCAAGAGCTCGATCAAGCAGAGGTTCTCCGCCGAGAGGATAAAGTCGAGTCCTGAAAAACAAGCGAATTCCTCTCACGGCGTTCCAATTTTCGCGCTTCACGATGGCGGCGCTTTTTACGTACCTTTAACCGTCGAGGCTTCCATACTGAGCCCTTACTTTGCTTTCATTCCGGACAATGGGCCAGACACGGTCCTCCATCCGGTCACGATATCCGTCAATTTCAATCAACATTCGACGCCACCGTCGGCGCCAAGTCCAACCGCGATAACTgcgatgacgacgacggcgacgacgatgacgacgacgacgacgacgggcACGACGACGGGCACGACGACGACCAATACGATAGGAAACGGAGCCGCGCCGTGGTCGACCCAACACAGTCCTATTTATCAGACGTAA
- the LOC124950138 gene encoding transcription factor cwo-like isoform X5, producing MDNILNMQYYPVINHVNAVHSPPTRKRRCLNKEQDPMSHRIIEKRRRDRMNNCLADLSRLIPAEYLKKGRGRVEKTEIIEMAIRHMKHLQGLRQGTKHATVTPVHAHPEDSIDSVSHSTAASTAAEHYRLGFQECLSETMHFLIEVEGFYARDHLCVQLTNHLQQHCEKILAASDRLGFPQPEMPMSNGSANGTSYAHVSIPTICQPTVHSDHGSSSGVSSFGDPERPQRPLGSGVCCSPGPIPPPTIVSDDSNHSSHSHSTPPSASNSYRPQNYKFKSSIKQRFSAERIKSSPEKQANSSHGVPIFALHDGGAFYVPLTVEASILSPYFAFIPDNGPDTVLHPVTISVNFNQHSTPPSAPSPTAITAMTTTATTMTTTTTTGTTTGTTTTNTIGNGAAPWSTQHSPIYQT from the exons AtggataatattttgaatatgCAATATTATCCGGTGATTAATCACGTCAACGCGGTACATTCGCCACCGACGAGGAAAAGGCGTTGCTTGAACAAAGAG CAAGATCCGATGTCGCATAGGATCATCGAGAAGCGCAGAAGAGATCGCATGAACAATTGCCTTGCCGATCTCAGCAGGTTGATACCCGCGGAATACTTGAAGAAGGGTCGCGGCAGAGTCGAGAAAACCGAGATCATCGAGATGGCCATACGTCATATGAAGCACCTGCAAGGTCTTCGACAAG GCACGAAGCACGCGACCGTTACACCCGTGCACGCGCACCCCGAAGACAGCATCGACAGCGTTTCCCATTCGACCGCGGCCTCGACCGCGGCCGAACATTACAGGCTGGGCTTTCAAGAGTGCCTCAGCGAGACGATGCACTTTCTCATCGAGGTCGAGGGCTTCTACGCGAGGGATCATCTCTGCGTACAGCTGACCAATCACTTGCAGCAGCATTGCGAGAAGATTTTGGCTGCGA gcGACAGACTGGGCTTTCCTCAGCCGGAGATGCCAATGTCGAACGGTAGCGCGAACGGCACGAGTTACGCTCACGTTAGCATACCTACGATATGCCAGCCTACCGTTCACTCCGATCATGGCTCGAGCTCCGGCGTGAGCTCCTTCGGCGATCCTGAACGTCCTCAGCGCCCGCTCGGCTCCGGCGTTTGCTGCAGCCCAGGTCCAATACCGCCGCCTACGATCGTCAGCGACGACAGTAACCACAGCAGCCATTCTCATAGCACGCCTCCCAGCGCTAGCAATAGCTATCGCCCTCAGAATTACAAGTTCAAGAGCTCGATCAAGCAGAGGTTCTCCGCCGAGAGGATAAAGTCGAGTCCTGAAAAACAAGCGAATTCCTCTCACGGCGTTCCAATTTTCGCGCTTCACGATGGCGGCGCTTTTTACGTACCTTTAACCGTCGAGGCTTCCATACTGAGCCCTTACTTTGCTTTCATTCCGGACAATGGGCCAGACACGGTCCTCCATCCGGTCACGATATCCGTCAATTTCAATCAACATTCGACGCCACCGTCGGCGCCAAGTCCAACCGCGATAACTgcgatgacgacgacggcgacgacgatgacgacgacgacgacgacgggcACGACGACGGGCACGACGACGACCAATACGATAGGAAACGGAGCCGCGCCGTGGTCGACCCAACACAGTCCTATTTATCAGACGTAA
- the LOC124950138 gene encoding transcription factor cwo-like isoform X6, translated as MGIGAGYCEGNLNFATASEDDEVYTKKKVSRQDPMSHRIIEKRRRDRMNNCLADLSRLIPAEYLKKGRGRVEKTEIIEMAIRHMKHLQGLRQGTKHATVTPVHAHPEDSIDSVSHSTAASTAAEHYRLGFQECLSETMHFLIEVEGFYARDHLCVQLTNHLQQHCEKILAASDRLGFPQPEMPMSNGSANGTSYAHVSIPTICQPTVHSDHGSSSGVSSFGDPERPQRPLGSGVCCSPGPIPPPTIVSDDSNHSSHSHSTPPSASNSYRPQNYKFKSSIKQRFSAERIKSSPEKQANSSHGVPIFALHDGGAFYVPLTVEASILSPYFAFIPDNGPDTVLHPVTISVNFNQHSTPPSAPSPTAITAMTTTATTMTTTTTTGTTTGTTTTNTIGNGAAPWSTQHSPIYQT; from the exons ATGGGCATTGGGGCAGGATACTGCGAAGGAAACTTGAATTTCGCCACCGCCTCGGAGGACGATGAAGTTTACACCAAGAAAAAGGTTTCCAGG CAAGATCCGATGTCGCATAGGATCATCGAGAAGCGCAGAAGAGATCGCATGAACAATTGCCTTGCCGATCTCAGCAGGTTGATACCCGCGGAATACTTGAAGAAGGGTCGCGGCAGAGTCGAGAAAACCGAGATCATCGAGATGGCCATACGTCATATGAAGCACCTGCAAGGTCTTCGACAAG GCACGAAGCACGCGACCGTTACACCCGTGCACGCGCACCCCGAAGACAGCATCGACAGCGTTTCCCATTCGACCGCGGCCTCGACCGCGGCCGAACATTACAGGCTGGGCTTTCAAGAGTGCCTCAGCGAGACGATGCACTTTCTCATCGAGGTCGAGGGCTTCTACGCGAGGGATCATCTCTGCGTACAGCTGACCAATCACTTGCAGCAGCATTGCGAGAAGATTTTGGCTGCGA gcGACAGACTGGGCTTTCCTCAGCCGGAGATGCCAATGTCGAACGGTAGCGCGAACGGCACGAGTTACGCTCACGTTAGCATACCTACGATATGCCAGCCTACCGTTCACTCCGATCATGGCTCGAGCTCCGGCGTGAGCTCCTTCGGCGATCCTGAACGTCCTCAGCGCCCGCTCGGCTCCGGCGTTTGCTGCAGCCCAGGTCCAATACCGCCGCCTACGATCGTCAGCGACGACAGTAACCACAGCAGCCATTCTCATAGCACGCCTCCCAGCGCTAGCAATAGCTATCGCCCTCAGAATTACAAGTTCAAGAGCTCGATCAAGCAGAGGTTCTCCGCCGAGAGGATAAAGTCGAGTCCTGAAAAACAAGCGAATTCCTCTCACGGCGTTCCAATTTTCGCGCTTCACGATGGCGGCGCTTTTTACGTACCTTTAACCGTCGAGGCTTCCATACTGAGCCCTTACTTTGCTTTCATTCCGGACAATGGGCCAGACACGGTCCTCCATCCGGTCACGATATCCGTCAATTTCAATCAACATTCGACGCCACCGTCGGCGCCAAGTCCAACCGCGATAACTgcgatgacgacgacggcgacgacgatgacgacgacgacgacgacgggcACGACGACGGGCACGACGACGACCAATACGATAGGAAACGGAGCCGCGCCGTGGTCGACCCAACACAGTCCTATTTATCAGACGTAA
- the LOC124950138 gene encoding transcription factor cwo-like isoform X3 produces MKKGPLTLKVSNALDGRSCKDEIYRMGIGAGYCEGNLNFATASEDDEVYTKKKVSRQDPMSHRIIEKRRRDRMNNCLADLSRLIPAEYLKKGRGRVEKTEIIEMAIRHMKHLQGLRQGTKHATVTPVHAHPEDSIDSVSHSTAASTAAEHYRLGFQECLSETMHFLIEVEGFYARDHLCVQLTNHLQQHCEKILAASDRLGFPQPEMPMSNGSANGTSYAHVSIPTICQPTVHSDHGSSSGVSSFGDPERPQRPLGSGVCCSPGPIPPPTIVSDDSNHSSHSHSTPPSASNSYRPQNYKFKSSIKQRFSAERIKSSPEKQANSSHGVPIFALHDGGAFYVPLTVEASILSPYFAFIPDNGPDTVLHPVTISVNFNQHSTPPSAPSPTAITAMTTTATTMTTTTTTGTTTGTTTTNTIGNGAAPWSTQHSPIYQT; encoded by the exons ATGAAGAAGGGTCCGTTGACATTGAAAGTTTCGAACGC tTTGGATGGCAGATCCTGCAAGGATGAGATCTATAGAATGGGCATTGGGGCAGGATACTGCGAAGGAAACTTGAATTTCGCCACCGCCTCGGAGGACGATGAAGTTTACACCAAGAAAAAGGTTTCCAGG CAAGATCCGATGTCGCATAGGATCATCGAGAAGCGCAGAAGAGATCGCATGAACAATTGCCTTGCCGATCTCAGCAGGTTGATACCCGCGGAATACTTGAAGAAGGGTCGCGGCAGAGTCGAGAAAACCGAGATCATCGAGATGGCCATACGTCATATGAAGCACCTGCAAGGTCTTCGACAAG GCACGAAGCACGCGACCGTTACACCCGTGCACGCGCACCCCGAAGACAGCATCGACAGCGTTTCCCATTCGACCGCGGCCTCGACCGCGGCCGAACATTACAGGCTGGGCTTTCAAGAGTGCCTCAGCGAGACGATGCACTTTCTCATCGAGGTCGAGGGCTTCTACGCGAGGGATCATCTCTGCGTACAGCTGACCAATCACTTGCAGCAGCATTGCGAGAAGATTTTGGCTGCGA gcGACAGACTGGGCTTTCCTCAGCCGGAGATGCCAATGTCGAACGGTAGCGCGAACGGCACGAGTTACGCTCACGTTAGCATACCTACGATATGCCAGCCTACCGTTCACTCCGATCATGGCTCGAGCTCCGGCGTGAGCTCCTTCGGCGATCCTGAACGTCCTCAGCGCCCGCTCGGCTCCGGCGTTTGCTGCAGCCCAGGTCCAATACCGCCGCCTACGATCGTCAGCGACGACAGTAACCACAGCAGCCATTCTCATAGCACGCCTCCCAGCGCTAGCAATAGCTATCGCCCTCAGAATTACAAGTTCAAGAGCTCGATCAAGCAGAGGTTCTCCGCCGAGAGGATAAAGTCGAGTCCTGAAAAACAAGCGAATTCCTCTCACGGCGTTCCAATTTTCGCGCTTCACGATGGCGGCGCTTTTTACGTACCTTTAACCGTCGAGGCTTCCATACTGAGCCCTTACTTTGCTTTCATTCCGGACAATGGGCCAGACACGGTCCTCCATCCGGTCACGATATCCGTCAATTTCAATCAACATTCGACGCCACCGTCGGCGCCAAGTCCAACCGCGATAACTgcgatgacgacgacggcgacgacgatgacgacgacgacgacgacgggcACGACGACGGGCACGACGACGACCAATACGATAGGAAACGGAGCCGCGCCGTGGTCGACCCAACACAGTCCTATTTATCAGACGTAA
- the LOC124950138 gene encoding transcription factor cwo-like isoform X4, with the protein MVTHSMDNILNMQYYPVINHVNAVHSPPTRKRRCLNKEQDPMSHRIIEKRRRDRMNNCLADLSRLIPAEYLKKGRGRVEKTEIIEMAIRHMKHLQGLRQGTKHATVTPVHAHPEDSIDSVSHSTAASTAAEHYRLGFQECLSETMHFLIEVEGFYARDHLCVQLTNHLQQHCEKILAASDRLGFPQPEMPMSNGSANGTSYAHVSIPTICQPTVHSDHGSSSGVSSFGDPERPQRPLGSGVCCSPGPIPPPTIVSDDSNHSSHSHSTPPSASNSYRPQNYKFKSSIKQRFSAERIKSSPEKQANSSHGVPIFALHDGGAFYVPLTVEASILSPYFAFIPDNGPDTVLHPVTISVNFNQHSTPPSAPSPTAITAMTTTATTMTTTTTTGTTTGTTTTNTIGNGAAPWSTQHSPIYQT; encoded by the exons ATGGTCACGCACAGTAtggataatattttgaatatgCAATATTATCCGGTGATTAATCACGTCAACGCGGTACATTCGCCACCGACGAGGAAAAGGCGTTGCTTGAACAAAGAG CAAGATCCGATGTCGCATAGGATCATCGAGAAGCGCAGAAGAGATCGCATGAACAATTGCCTTGCCGATCTCAGCAGGTTGATACCCGCGGAATACTTGAAGAAGGGTCGCGGCAGAGTCGAGAAAACCGAGATCATCGAGATGGCCATACGTCATATGAAGCACCTGCAAGGTCTTCGACAAG GCACGAAGCACGCGACCGTTACACCCGTGCACGCGCACCCCGAAGACAGCATCGACAGCGTTTCCCATTCGACCGCGGCCTCGACCGCGGCCGAACATTACAGGCTGGGCTTTCAAGAGTGCCTCAGCGAGACGATGCACTTTCTCATCGAGGTCGAGGGCTTCTACGCGAGGGATCATCTCTGCGTACAGCTGACCAATCACTTGCAGCAGCATTGCGAGAAGATTTTGGCTGCGA gcGACAGACTGGGCTTTCCTCAGCCGGAGATGCCAATGTCGAACGGTAGCGCGAACGGCACGAGTTACGCTCACGTTAGCATACCTACGATATGCCAGCCTACCGTTCACTCCGATCATGGCTCGAGCTCCGGCGTGAGCTCCTTCGGCGATCCTGAACGTCCTCAGCGCCCGCTCGGCTCCGGCGTTTGCTGCAGCCCAGGTCCAATACCGCCGCCTACGATCGTCAGCGACGACAGTAACCACAGCAGCCATTCTCATAGCACGCCTCCCAGCGCTAGCAATAGCTATCGCCCTCAGAATTACAAGTTCAAGAGCTCGATCAAGCAGAGGTTCTCCGCCGAGAGGATAAAGTCGAGTCCTGAAAAACAAGCGAATTCCTCTCACGGCGTTCCAATTTTCGCGCTTCACGATGGCGGCGCTTTTTACGTACCTTTAACCGTCGAGGCTTCCATACTGAGCCCTTACTTTGCTTTCATTCCGGACAATGGGCCAGACACGGTCCTCCATCCGGTCACGATATCCGTCAATTTCAATCAACATTCGACGCCACCGTCGGCGCCAAGTCCAACCGCGATAACTgcgatgacgacgacggcgacgacgatgacgacgacgacgacgacgggcACGACGACGGGCACGACGACGACCAATACGATAGGAAACGGAGCCGCGCCGTGGTCGACCCAACACAGTCCTATTTATCAGACGTAA